Proteins from a single region of Carassius carassius chromosome 25, fCarCar2.1, whole genome shotgun sequence:
- the LOC132103955 gene encoding carcinoembryonic antigen-related cell adhesion molecule 5-like, producing MDFSNFWLPLLILSALGCCSEGGLLVMEKMNSVVAKNVTFKTTITSTQDFVTIIWNFKNVKELKPIITNIPSSNTEDIDEKYTGRVIYNKTTCELQLGPLVKEDEGEYTLSLVTPKGKQLNGRIDLVVLEPITDVKISSNVPEAVEFNSTVVLTCSAKGSFTYKWMNGSDPLVVDGTRVQLNAAGNVLNIAEVRRTDLRGPIFCIAENAVESGTSSPFNLTVIYGPEKIAMTQTPTDSFLKKGSNLTLACSAQSDPPAQLKWMFNGGEMPLKTTASITLTNVDETNSGNYSCVAYNAKTNRYISSPVAVVSVLEALSGTNISSSSSLLIAGISTVNISCSAATGKAESVEWLKDNKPLVPGDRVILSADKKTLTIVKVVREDAGDYKCQLKNKVNQDESTYKMVIIYGPENVKVDGKRNVKFEELVKITCSAESVPPSIYSWKHNGTAMNSSNAVITINKAKITNSGLYTCEAFNPITRMINSATHTLAVTEVGEVDKALSGGAIAGIVIGVLVVVLIIVYIIKRKRKTDISSPY from the exons ATGGATTTCTCTAACTTTTGGCTGCCTTTGCTCATTTTGTCCGCTCTCG GATGCTGCTCCGAGGGAGGTCTGCTTGTCATGGAAAAAATGAACAGCGTTGTCG CTAAAAATGTGACCTTCAAGACAACAATCACCTCAACGCAGGATTTTGTAACCATAATATGGAATTTCAAAAATGTTAAAGAACTTAAACCAATAATCACAAACATTCCATCATCAAACACCGAAGACATTGATGAGAAATACACTGGCAGAGTCATCTACAATAAGACGACGTGTGAGCTTCAGCTCGGGCCGCTGGTGAAGGAGGATGAAGGGGAATATACTCTCAGTCTAGTCACTCCCAAGGGAAAACAACTGAATGGACGGATTGATCTCGTGGTTCTTG AACCCATAACTGACGTTAAGATTTCATCGAATGTACCTGAAGCAGTAGAGTTCAACAGCACCGTGGTTCTTACCTGCTCTGCCAAAGGCTCCTTTACATACAAGTGGATGAACGGTTCAGACCCTTTGGTGGTGGATGGCACGCGTGTACAGCTAAACGCAGCTGGCAATGTGTTAAATATTGCTGAAGTTCGCCGTACAGATCTGCGAGGACCCATCTTCTGCATTGCAGAGAACGCAGTGGAGTCAGGGACGAGCTCTCCCTTCAATCTCACTGTGATCT ATGGCCCAGAGAAAATCGCCATGACACAAACGCCAACAGATTCATTTCTTAAGAAAGGCTCTAACTTAACACTGGCATGCTCTGCCCAGTCTGACCCTCCTGCTCAGCTCAAGTGGATGTTTAATGGGGGGGAGATGCCTCTGAAGACCACAGCCAGCATTACCCTCACCAATGTAGATGAAACAAACAGTGGAAACTATAGCTGTGTGGCCTACAATGCGAAGACTAACCGCTACATTTCATCGCCGGTTGCTGTGGTGTCTGTTCTGG AGGCCTTATCTGGTACAAATATCTCCAGCTCCTCATCACTTCTCATCGCTGGCATCAGCACGGTCAACATCTCCTGTTCGGCAGCCACTGGAAAAGCCGAAAGTGTGGAATGGCTGAAGGACAACAAACCTCTGGTTCCTGGTGACCGTGTCATTCTCTCAGCCGACAAGAAAACTCTGACCATCGTTAAAGTTGTTAGAGAGGATGCAGGCGACTACAAGTGCCAGCTGAAGAACAAAGTCAACCAAGACGAAAGCACCTATAAGATGGTCATCATCT ATGGTCCAGAGAACGTGAAGGTTGATGGGAAGAGAAATGTGAAGTTTGAAGAACTTGTAAAAATAACCTGCTCTGCAGAGTCTGTTCCTCCCAGTATATACTCATGGAAACACAATGGTACAGCGATGAACTCCAGCAATGCAGTCATTACAATTAACAAGGCTAAGATCACGAACAGTGGCCTGTACACCTGCGAGGCATTCAACCCCATCACGAGAATGATTAACTCAGCGACTCACACACTTGCAGTCACAG AGGTCGGTGAGGTAGACAAGGCCCTGTCTGGAGGAGCGATCGCTGGGATTGTAATTGGTGTGCTTGTGGTCGTGCTCATCATCGTTTACATTATAAAGCGCAAGAGAAAAACAGA TATTTCATCTCCGTATTAA